The Carassius gibelio isolate Cgi1373 ecotype wild population from Czech Republic chromosome B14, carGib1.2-hapl.c, whole genome shotgun sequence genome has a segment encoding these proteins:
- the LOC127970877 gene encoding fermitin family homolog 3-like yields the protein MAAWDLNVTVEDLGPDAPPLQISVNSDLHIGGVILKLVEQTNLKRDWSDHALWWEQKQQWLLRTGWTLDKCGVHADARLIFTPQHKPLRLGLPNGATLKMRACFSSPVFRTVMGICRVLNLRHPEELSLLRPVEEKKKKKDKDSSEELYDLTDVPLTAGSVQALYNGMPAHFADSPKTEAVYKMLSVSLPSPAPEAIAKLYRPASVVDKTHIHTRWLDSSRSLMQQGIQENDKLGLRFKYYSFHDMDPKYDAVRLTQLYEQARWAILLEDIDCTEEEMMLFGALQYHIGKLSLSQDVVSSCQGMDDLESALKSLEVKMVGDSNSTDMLDNMTAPELNDYLKIFRPKRLTLKGYKQYWCKFQDTSISYYKSKEDRCGEPIQQLNLKGCEVAPDVNVAGQKFCIRLLIPAPEGMNEIYLRCENEKQYSQWMAACKLASKGLTLLDSSYQSEVQNIQTFLSMQRSSSAAPTAQTDDSINTHSLVSPRYQKKYKPKQLTPRILEAYQNVAQLSLTSAILKFLQIWQALPDFGISYFMVRFKGSRKDEVLGIANNRLIRIDLGVGDVVKTWRYSNMRQWNVNWDIRQVAIEFDGNINIAFGCVNADCKVVHEYIGGYIFLSTRARQQSDTLNEELFHKLTGGHEAL from the exons ATGGCAGCGTGGGACCTTAACGTCACAGTGGAGGATCTTGGCCCTGATGCACCACCCCTTCAGATCAGCGTGAACTCTGATCTACACATTGGCGGAGTTATTCTCAAATTAGTTGAGCAGACCA ATTTGAAGAGGGACTGGTCCGATCATGCGCTGTGGTGGGAGCAGAAGCAGCAATGGCTGCTGCGGACCGGCTGGACACTGGACAAATGTGGGGTCCACGCAGACGCTCGCCTCATCTTCACCCCACAGCACAAGCCTCTGCGACTGGGCTTGCCGAATGGGGCTACTCTGAAAATGCGAGCCTGTTTCTCCAGTCCTGTATTTCGCACAGTCATGGGCATCTGCAGGGTTCTCA ATTTGCGTCACCCAGAGGAGCTCTCCTTGCTCCGTCCTGttgaggagaaaaagaaaaagaaagacaaagatTCCTCAGAAGAGCTCTATGATCTTACTGATGTTCCTCTAACTGCAG GCTCTGTTCAAGCTCTGTACAATGGCATGCCGGCTCATTTTGCTGACTCTCCAAAGACTGAGGCTGTGTATAAAATGCTGTCTGTCAGCTTGCCATCACCTGCTCCTGAAGCCATCGCTAAACTCTACCGCCCAGCCAGTGTGGTGGACAAAACACATATTCACACCAG GTGGCTGGATTCATCTCGCTCACTAATGCAGCAGGGAATACAGGAGAATGACAAACTAGGACTCCGTTTCAAATACTACAGTTTCCATGATATGGATCCCAAG TATGATGCAGTGCGTTTGACGCAGCTGTATGAACAAGCTCGTTGGGCTATTCTCTTGGAGGACATAGACTGCACAGAAGAGGAAATGATGCTTTTTGGAGCCCTGCAG TACCACATAGGAAAACTGTCCTTGTCTCAGGACGTGGTCTCTTCCTGTCAAGGGATGGATGACTTGGAGTCTGCCCTGAAATCCCTGGAGGTCAAGATGGTGGGAGATAGCAACAGCACAGACATGCTG GATAACATGACTGCCCCAGAGCTGAAtgactatttgaaaatatttcg GCCTAAGAGACTTACTCTCAAGGGTTACAAACAATACTGGTGCAAATTTCAGGACACATCGATCTCCTATTATAAAAGTAAAGAGGACCGCTGTGGAGAGCCCATTCAACAACTGAACCTGAaag GTTGTGAGGTTGCCCCTGATGTCAATGTAGCAGGCCAGAAGTTCTGTATCAGACTCCTCATTCCTGCTCCAGAAGGCATGAATGAAATCTACTTACGATGTGAAAAT GAGAAGCAGTATTCTCAGTGGATGGCCGCCTGTAAACTGGCATCCAAAGGCCTGACGTTATTGGACAGCTCGTATCAAAGTGAGGTACAGAACATCCAGACGTTCCTTTCAATGCAGCGTTCCAGCTCTGCAGCTCCCACGGCACAAACCGATGACAGCATCAACACACACAGCCTCGTCTCACCGAGATACCAGAAGAAATACAAGCCCAAGCAG TTAACCCCTCGTATCCTGGAGGCCTATCAGAATGTCGCCCAGCTCTCTTTGACGTCTGCCATCTTGAAGTTCCTGCAGATCTGGCAAGCTCTGCCTGATTTTGGAATTTCCTACTTCATGGTCAG GTTTAAGGGCAGTCGCAAAGACGAAGTTCTGGGCATCGCTAACAACCGTCTGATCCGTATAGACCTGGGAGTCGGAGATGTGGTGAAGACGTGGCGTTATAGTAATATGAGACAGTGGAATGTTAATTGGGACATACGACAG GTGGCGATTGAATTCGACGGAAACATTAACATAGCATTCGGCTGTGTGAACGCAGACTGTAAGGTTGTGCATGAGTACATCGGAGGATACATCTTCTTGTCCACACGTGCACGACAGCAAAGCGACACACTGAACGAGGAGCTCTTCCACAAACTCACCGGCGGCCACGAGGCTCTCTGA
- the LOC127970879 gene encoding pre-mRNA-splicing factor SLU7 — protein MSKEEESKASEGIVDLEEPKKMTREDWRKKKELEEQRKLGNAPAEVDEEGKDINPHIPQYISSVPWYIDPSKRPTLKHQRPQEENQKQFAPIGEWYKRGVQEKSVTTKFRKGACENCGAMTHKKKDCLERPRKVGAKYSGTGMAPDEHQQIQLSMDYDGKRDRWNGYDPDEHMRIVEEYSKVDLAKRTLKAQKLQEELASGKLMDQANSRKHLDDDAAQDHSSEDEDDDKYVDDFDMPGQNFDSKRRITVRNLRIREDIAKYLRNLDPNSAYYDPKTRAMRENPYSNTGKIPEEVGYAGDNFVRYSGDTISMAQTQLFAWEAYEKGSEVHLQADPTKLELLHQSYKVKKDDFKEKQKESILEKYGGEEHLDAPPRELLLAQTEEYVEYSRHGAVLKGQEKAVACSKYEEDVLINNHTCIWGSYWKDGHWGYKCCHSMVKQSYCTGEAGKKVMSNSCVPFEDDVEEAEMSKEPKTLLQMHQDKMKDKKKKKKSKKQRDSDSSDEEDEAKKKERLKKALSAEEQRLRQVAEIMQLDERKRPYSSLKEVREPTEEEMEAFRMKRCRPDDPMASFLGQ, from the exons ATGTCGAAGGAGGAGGAGAGTAAAGCATCGGAGGGGATCGTAGATCTCGAAGAGCCGAAGAAAATGACCCGAGAAGACTGGAGGAAGAAGAAAGAGCTGGAAGAGCAGAGAAAATTAGGAAATGCCCCAGCTGAAGTTGACGAAGAGGgaaa GGATATCAACCCTCATATTCCCCAGTACATCTCATCTGTCCCTTGGTACATCGACCCATCAAAGAGACCCACCCTTAAGCACCAGAGACCCCAGGAAGAGAATCAGAAACAATTTGCACCCATCGGAGAGTGGTATAAAAGAGGTGTACAAGAA AAATCAGTTACCACAAAATTCAGAAAAGGAGCATGTGAAAATTGTGGAGCCATGACACACAAGAAGAAAGACTGTTtggag AGACCCCGAAAAGTAGGAGCGAAGTATTCTGGCACAGGCATGGCACCAGATGAGCACCAACAGATTCAGCTCTCAATGGATTACGATGGAAAGAGAGATCGCTGGAATGGGTACGATCCGGATGAGCACATGCGCATTGTAGAGGAATATTCAAAAGTTGATCTG GCTAAGCGCACTCTCAAAGCTCAGAAACTCCAGGAGGAGTTAGCTTCTGGTAAACTAATGGATCAAGCT AATTCAAGGAAGCATCTTGATGATGATGCAGCACAG GACCACAgcagtgaagatgaagatgacGACAAATATGTTGATGACTTTGACATGCCCGGACAAAATTTTGATTCCAAGAGACGAATCACAGTTAGAAACCTGAGAATACGGGAGGACATCGCTAAG TACCTCAGAAATCTGGATCCAAATTCAGCCTATTATGATCCCAAGACTCGAGCCATGAGGGAGAACCCATACTCCAACACTGGAAAGATTCCAGAAGA GGTGGGCTACGCTGGAGACAACTTTGTGCGCTACTCTGGAGACACCATTTCCATGGCCCAGACACAAC TCTTTGCGTGGGAAGCATATGAAAAGGGATCTGAAGTTCACCTCCAGGCAGATCCAACCAAGCTGGAGCTTCTCCATCAGTCCTACAAAGTCAAAAAGGACGATTtcaaagagaaacagaaagagagtaTTTTGGAAAAG TATGGTGGGGAGGAACACTTGGACGCCCCTCCGCGAGAGCTTCTGCTGGCTCAGACAGAGGAGTATGTGGAGTATTCCCGTCACGGGGCTGTGTTGAAAGGACAGGAGAAGGCTGTGGCCTGTTCCAAATACGAGGAGGACGTGCTCATTAATAACCACACG TGTATTTGGGGATCGTATTGGAAAGATGGCCATTGGGGTTACAAGTGCTGCCACTCGATGGTGAAGCAAAGTTACTGTACAGGAGAAGCTGGCAAGAAAGTTATG AGCAATTCTTGCGTTCCGTTTGAAGATGATGTAGAGGAGGCCGAAATGAGTAAAGAGCCAAAGACTCTTTTACAG ATGCACCAGGATAAAATGAaagataagaagaagaagaaaaagagcaaGAAACAGAGAGATTCTGACAGCAGTGATGAGGAAGATgaagcaaaaaagaaagaaaggctgAAGAAG GCTTTGAGTGCAGAGGAGCAGAGGCTGAGGCAGGTGGCTGAAATAATGCAGCTCGATGAGAGGAAGCGACCGTACAGCAGCCTAAAGGAAGTGCGTGAACCCACAGAGGAGGAGATGGAAGCCTTCCGCATGAAACGCTGCCGACCCGATGACCCCATGGCCTCTTTCCTGGGGCAGTGA
- the LOC127970882 gene encoding complement C1q tumor necrosis factor-related protein 2 isoform X1 — MHSCIMHQLPLAVCLLSLFSALTVDSSKKGRNFTIHSSQLSCSLPGPQGPPGSPGAAGLSGNAGKMGMPGIDGQDGKDGDKGQKGEKGEQGRPGNPGKHGPQGRPGIVGKAGPRGLKGVRGARGVSGVAGIKGEMGDVGETGAPGGCDCGAEARSAFSVAVTKSYPKEHTPIRFNRILMNEGGHYNATSGKFNCVIPGVYYFTYDITLANKHLAIGLVHNRQYKIKTFDANTGNYDVASGSTILRLQKGDQVWLQIFYSEQNGLFFDPFWTDSLFTGFLIFADQAAPKEANMMTNSGSS; from the exons AT GCACAGCTGCATCATGCATCAGCTACCGCTGGCTGTTTGCCTGCTGTCTCTGTTCTCTGCGTTGACTGTAGACTCATCCAAGAAGGGACGGAACTTCACCATCCATTCATCACAGCTTAGCTGCAGTTTGCCAGGCCCTCAGGGTCCTCCAGGGAGTCCAGGTGCAGCAGGTCTGAGTGGTAACGCAGGCAAAATGGGGATGCCAGGTATTGATGGCCAGGATGGGAAGGATGGTGACAAGGGACAGAAGGGAGAGAAAG GGGAACAGGGCCGTCCTGGGAACCCTGGAAAACATGGACCACAAGGACGTCCAGGGATTGTTGGGAAGGCAGGACCAAGGGGCCTTAAGGGGGTGCGAGGGGCACGTGGTGTGTCTGGAGTCGCTGGGATAAAAGGAGAGATGGGTGATGTGGGGGAAACCGGTGCTCCTGGTGGCTGTGATTGTGGAGCAGAGGCACGATCTGCTTTCTCAGTAGCAGTAACCAAGAGCTATCCCAAGGAACACACACCCATTCGCTTTAACAGGATTTTAATGAATGAGGGTGGTCATTACAATGCCACCAGTGGCAAGTTTAACTGTGTGATTCCTGGTGTGTATTACTTCACATATGACATCACGTTGGCAAATAAACATCTGGCGATCGGACTTGTCCACAATCGCCAGTACAAGATCAAAACCTTTGATGCCAACACAGGAAACTATGACGTGGCCTCAGGATCAACAATACTTAGATTGCAGAAAGGAGATCAGGTCTGGCTTCAGATCTTTTATTCAGAACAAAATGGACTCTTCTTTGATCCATTCTGGACTGACAGTCTTTTCACAGGTTTTCTCATTTTTGCTGATCAGGCTGCTCCAAAAGAGGCAAATATGATGACTAATTCTGGATCATCCTGA
- the LOC127970882 gene encoding complement C1q tumor necrosis factor-related protein 2 isoform X2 produces MHQLPLAVCLLSLFSALTVDSSKKGRNFTIHSSQLSCSLPGPQGPPGSPGAAGLSGNAGKMGMPGIDGQDGKDGDKGQKGEKGEQGRPGNPGKHGPQGRPGIVGKAGPRGLKGVRGARGVSGVAGIKGEMGDVGETGAPGGCDCGAEARSAFSVAVTKSYPKEHTPIRFNRILMNEGGHYNATSGKFNCVIPGVYYFTYDITLANKHLAIGLVHNRQYKIKTFDANTGNYDVASGSTILRLQKGDQVWLQIFYSEQNGLFFDPFWTDSLFTGFLIFADQAAPKEANMMTNSGSS; encoded by the exons ATGCATCAGCTACCGCTGGCTGTTTGCCTGCTGTCTCTGTTCTCTGCGTTGACTGTAGACTCATCCAAGAAGGGACGGAACTTCACCATCCATTCATCACAGCTTAGCTGCAGTTTGCCAGGCCCTCAGGGTCCTCCAGGGAGTCCAGGTGCAGCAGGTCTGAGTGGTAACGCAGGCAAAATGGGGATGCCAGGTATTGATGGCCAGGATGGGAAGGATGGTGACAAGGGACAGAAGGGAGAGAAAG GGGAACAGGGCCGTCCTGGGAACCCTGGAAAACATGGACCACAAGGACGTCCAGGGATTGTTGGGAAGGCAGGACCAAGGGGCCTTAAGGGGGTGCGAGGGGCACGTGGTGTGTCTGGAGTCGCTGGGATAAAAGGAGAGATGGGTGATGTGGGGGAAACCGGTGCTCCTGGTGGCTGTGATTGTGGAGCAGAGGCACGATCTGCTTTCTCAGTAGCAGTAACCAAGAGCTATCCCAAGGAACACACACCCATTCGCTTTAACAGGATTTTAATGAATGAGGGTGGTCATTACAATGCCACCAGTGGCAAGTTTAACTGTGTGATTCCTGGTGTGTATTACTTCACATATGACATCACGTTGGCAAATAAACATCTGGCGATCGGACTTGTCCACAATCGCCAGTACAAGATCAAAACCTTTGATGCCAACACAGGAAACTATGACGTGGCCTCAGGATCAACAATACTTAGATTGCAGAAAGGAGATCAGGTCTGGCTTCAGATCTTTTATTCAGAACAAAATGGACTCTTCTTTGATCCATTCTGGACTGACAGTCTTTTCACAGGTTTTCTCATTTTTGCTGATCAGGCTGCTCCAAAAGAGGCAAATATGATGACTAATTCTGGATCATCCTGA
- the LOC127970881 gene encoding nocturnin-like isoform X1, with product MYPARRCSSLFHRDLAAVCLSSLGTHPKKPGPLKKSSLPSSRVHLPPTRSNSSPVLLSSLQVCQMGSSSSSSRLFSTVAQTLSSAALTDLHVDTDDDEYEQADRDALLRECEDVLRNRPPRLHRDFMMTGACSLQSAPIRVMQWNILAQALGEGKDGFVRCPMEALNWSERKYLILEEILTYKPDVLCLQEVDHYFDTFQPVLASLGYQSSFCPKPCSPCLDVHNNNGPDGCALFFNRRRFQLLHTAHLRLSAMMLKTNQVAIVATLRCRFTGRVFCVAVTHLKARSGWEAFRSAQGAHLLQQLCELTTQSHTEMDDENRTRVGETKDGIPLVVCGDFNAEPSEEVYRRFMTSPLGLDSAYKCLSEDGNTEPPYTSWKIRPSGESRSTLDYIWYSERAFQVDAVLKIPSEEQIGPDRLPSYHYPSDHLSLVCDLSFSQKPHRFM from the exons ATGTATCCGGCTCGGCGCTGTTCATCGCTGTTTCACCGAGACCTGGCCGCGGTCTGTCTCTCATCGCTGGGGACACATCCAAAGAAACCCGGTCCGCTGAAGAAAAGCAGTCTTCCGAGTTCACGAGTTCATCTTCCTCCAACAAGGTCAAACTCATCGCCCGTTCTGCTCAGTTCTTTACAAG TGTGTCAGAtgggcagcagcagcagcagcagcagactcTTCAGTACTGTGGCCCAGACTCTGAGCAGCGCTGCGCTGACAGACCTGCATGTAGATACTGATGATGACGAGTATGAGCAGGCTGACCGTGATGCGCTGCTGCGTGAATGCGAGGATGTTTTGAGGAACCGGCCTCCTCGACTGCACCGAGACTTCATGATGACCGGAGCCTGCTCACTGCAGAGCGCCCCCATCCGCGTCATGCAGTGGAACATCTTAGCACAAG CTCTGGGTGAAGGCAAGGATGGTTTTGTGCGCTGCCCAATGGAGGCGTTGAACTGGTCAGAGAGGAAGTATCTCATTCTGGAGGAGATCCTAACCTACAAGCCAGATGTGTTGTGTCTACAGGAGGTGGACCACTACTTTGACACCTTCCAGCCTGTGCTCGCCAGCTTGGGCTACCAGAGCAGCTTCTGCCCCAAGCCATGCTCCCCCTGCCTGGACGTTCACAATAACAACGGCCCCGACGGCTGCGCTCTGTTCTTCAACCGCCGTCGCTTCCAGCTGCTCCACACCGCTCATCTCAGACTCTCTGCCATGATGCTCAAAACCAACCAGGTTGCTATCGTGGCTACGCTTCGCTGCAGGTTCACAGGTCGAGTCTTCTGCGTGGCAGTAACACACTTGAAAGCGCGGAGCGGCTGGGAGGCGTTTCGAAGCGCACAGGGGGCTCACCTCCTCCAGCAGCTCTGTGAACTAaccacacagtcacacacagagATGGATGATGAAAACCGGACTAGAGTTGGGGAAACCAAAGACGGTATTCCGTTAGTGGTATGTGGGGATTTTAATGCGGAGCCAAGTGAGGAAGTGTATAGGCGCTTTATGACTTCTCCTCTGGGGCTAGATAGTGCTTACAAGTGTCTAAGTGAGGACGGGAACACAGAGCCACCCTACACTAGCTGGAAGATCCGGCCCAGCGGAGAAAGCCGCTCCACCTTGGACTACATTTGGTATTCAGAAAGAGCATTTCAGGTGGATGCTGTGCTAAAGATACCAAGCGAAGAGCAGATCGGGCCGGACCGGCTTCCGTCGTATCATTATCCTTCTGATCATCTGTCACTGGTGTGTGACCTTAGTTTTAGTCAGAAGCCTCATAGGTTCATGTAG
- the LOC127970881 gene encoding nocturnin-like isoform X2, with product MESDDMLCQMGSSSSSSRLFSTVAQTLSSAALTDLHVDTDDDEYEQADRDALLRECEDVLRNRPPRLHRDFMMTGACSLQSAPIRVMQWNILAQALGEGKDGFVRCPMEALNWSERKYLILEEILTYKPDVLCLQEVDHYFDTFQPVLASLGYQSSFCPKPCSPCLDVHNNNGPDGCALFFNRRRFQLLHTAHLRLSAMMLKTNQVAIVATLRCRFTGRVFCVAVTHLKARSGWEAFRSAQGAHLLQQLCELTTQSHTEMDDENRTRVGETKDGIPLVVCGDFNAEPSEEVYRRFMTSPLGLDSAYKCLSEDGNTEPPYTSWKIRPSGESRSTLDYIWYSERAFQVDAVLKIPSEEQIGPDRLPSYHYPSDHLSLVCDLSFSQKPHRFM from the exons ATGGAATCAGATGATATGc TGTGTCAGAtgggcagcagcagcagcagcagcagactcTTCAGTACTGTGGCCCAGACTCTGAGCAGCGCTGCGCTGACAGACCTGCATGTAGATACTGATGATGACGAGTATGAGCAGGCTGACCGTGATGCGCTGCTGCGTGAATGCGAGGATGTTTTGAGGAACCGGCCTCCTCGACTGCACCGAGACTTCATGATGACCGGAGCCTGCTCACTGCAGAGCGCCCCCATCCGCGTCATGCAGTGGAACATCTTAGCACAAG CTCTGGGTGAAGGCAAGGATGGTTTTGTGCGCTGCCCAATGGAGGCGTTGAACTGGTCAGAGAGGAAGTATCTCATTCTGGAGGAGATCCTAACCTACAAGCCAGATGTGTTGTGTCTACAGGAGGTGGACCACTACTTTGACACCTTCCAGCCTGTGCTCGCCAGCTTGGGCTACCAGAGCAGCTTCTGCCCCAAGCCATGCTCCCCCTGCCTGGACGTTCACAATAACAACGGCCCCGACGGCTGCGCTCTGTTCTTCAACCGCCGTCGCTTCCAGCTGCTCCACACCGCTCATCTCAGACTCTCTGCCATGATGCTCAAAACCAACCAGGTTGCTATCGTGGCTACGCTTCGCTGCAGGTTCACAGGTCGAGTCTTCTGCGTGGCAGTAACACACTTGAAAGCGCGGAGCGGCTGGGAGGCGTTTCGAAGCGCACAGGGGGCTCACCTCCTCCAGCAGCTCTGTGAACTAaccacacagtcacacacagagATGGATGATGAAAACCGGACTAGAGTTGGGGAAACCAAAGACGGTATTCCGTTAGTGGTATGTGGGGATTTTAATGCGGAGCCAAGTGAGGAAGTGTATAGGCGCTTTATGACTTCTCCTCTGGGGCTAGATAGTGCTTACAAGTGTCTAAGTGAGGACGGGAACACAGAGCCACCCTACACTAGCTGGAAGATCCGGCCCAGCGGAGAAAGCCGCTCCACCTTGGACTACATTTGGTATTCAGAAAGAGCATTTCAGGTGGATGCTGTGCTAAAGATACCAAGCGAAGAGCAGATCGGGCCGGACCGGCTTCCGTCGTATCATTATCCTTCTGATCATCTGTCACTGGTGTGTGACCTTAGTTTTAGTCAGAAGCCTCATAGGTTCATGTAG